A genomic segment from Gracilinanus agilis isolate LMUSP501 chromosome 1, AgileGrace, whole genome shotgun sequence encodes:
- the LOC123232589 gene encoding zinc finger protein 180-like: MSLRRSLSRSRHISARWSSHRAVHQRIHNRDKLYECKECGKTFSRTCTLAVHQRIHTGEKPYECNQCGKTFSQRSSLVVHQRIHTGEKPYECNQCGKTFRERFHLVEHQKIHTGEKPYACKECGKAFTRSSHLVVHQKIHTGEKPYECKQCGKKFRVRSSVLVHQRIHTGEKPYECKQCGKSFNQRSHLDVHQRIHTGEKTYECKHCGKIFKESSSFAHHQRFYIREKPYECKQCGIAFRWCSQLAKHQRIHTGEKLYECKQCGKTFRRSSYLTEELLSC, from the exons atgtcactccgacGGTCCCTGTCTCGTTCTCGGCATATCTCCGCCAG GTGGAGTTCCCATcgtgctgtacatcagagaatccacaatAGGGATAAACTTTATGAATGCaaggaatgtggaaagacattcagtcggaCCTGCactcttgctgtacatcagagaatccatactggggagaaaccttatgaatgtaatcaatgtggaaagacatttagtcAGAGGTCCAGTCTTGTtgtacatcaaagaatccacactggggaaaaaccttatgaatgcaatcagtgtggaaagacattcagggaGAGGTTCCATCTTGTTGagcatcagaaaatccacactggagagaaaccttatgcatgcaaggaatgtggaaaggcattcactCGGAGCTCACATCTTGTtgtacatcagaaaatccacactggcgaaaaaccttatgaatgcaagcaatgtggaaagaaatTCAGGGTGAGGTCCTCTGTtcttgtacatcagagaatccacactggggagaaaccttatgaatgcaagcaatgtggaaagtcATTCAATCAGAGGTCCCATCTTgatgtacatcagagaatccacactggagagaaaactTATGAATGCAAGCACTGTGGAAAGATATTCAAGGAGAGTTCCAGTTTTGCTCATCATCAGAGATTCTACATTAGGGAGAAACCTTacgaatgcaagcaatgtggaataGCTTTCAGGTGGTGCTCCCAACTTgcaaaacatcagagaatccacactggggagaaactttatgaatgcaagcaatgtggaaagacattcaggagGAGCTCCTATCTTAcc GAGGAGCTCCTATCTTGCTga